The sequence GCCCGACAGCGGCGAGGGCACCTGCCTCGGCTACGACATCCGGCGCGATGCCGAGAAGATCAAGCGCCAGGTCGGCTACATGACCCAGCGCTTCAGCCTGTATCAGGATCTCTCCGTGCGCGAGAACCTGGAATTCGTCGCGCGGCTCTATGGCCTCGCCGATGCGCGCGGCGCCGCGCGCGACATGATCAAGCGCCTCGGGCTGTCAGGCCGCGAGGAGCAGCTCGCGGGCGAGCTCTCCGGCGGCTGGAAGCAGCGGCTGGCGCTGGGTGCCTGCACGCTGCCGAATCCAAAACTGCTGCTGCTCGACGAGCCGACCGCCGGCGTCGATCCCAAGGCGCGGCGCGACTTCTGGAACGAGATCCATGCGCTCGCGGCCGAAGGGCTCACGGTGCTGGTCTCGACCCATTACATGGACGAGGCCGAGCGCTGTCATGAGATCGCCTATATCGCCTACGGCCATTTGCTGGCGCATGGCACCGTCGAGGAGGTGATCGCGGGATCCGCGCTCTCGACCTACACCGTCACGGGCGAAGACCTGAACGGCCTCACGGCCGAGCTCACCGGCAGGCCCGGGGTCGATATGGTGGCGCCGTTCGGGACCTCGCTGCACGTGTCCGGGCGCGACGTCGCCGCGCTCGAGGCCAGCATCGCGCCGTGGCGCGAGAAGAGCGGGCTGCACTGGCACAAGTCCTCGCCTTCGCTCGAAGACGCCTTCATCGAGCTGATGAGCCGCTCCAAGGACAATTTCCAATAAGGACAATTTCCAATGAGCGCCGTCGACCAACCCGCCCCAATGCGCGAAATCCGCGAACGCTTCGGCTTCTTGAAGCGGTCCTATGCGATGCTGGTCAAGGAGTTTATCCAGCTCCGGCGCGACCGCGTGTCGTTCGCGATGATCGTGATGCTGCCGGTGATGCAGCTCCTCTTGTTCGGATACGCCATCAATACCACGCCGCACAATCTGCCGAGCGCGGTGTTGCTCCAGGAGGATTCCGATCTCGCCCGCTCGATCCTGAAGGCGCTGGAGAACACCGCCTATTTCCGCTTTCTCTACGAGGTGCACGACGTCGACGATTTCGACAATCTGCTGAAATCCGGCAAGGTGCTATTTGGCGTCGAGATCCCGCGCGGCTTCGAGCGCGCGGTGCGGCGCGGCGACAGGCCGGCACTGCTGGTCGCGGCCGACGCCACCGACCCGATTGCGGCGAGCGCCGCGCTCGGTTCGCTCGGTATGGTGGTGCAGACCGCGCTCGCCCACGACCTCTATATCGGCAATCCCCCGGAGATGCCGTTCGAGATCCGCGCCCATGCCCGCTACAACCCGGCCGCGAACTCCAGCCTTAACATCGTGCCGGGCCTCGTCGGCACCATCCTCACCATGACCATGCTGATCTTCACCGCGCTCTCGGTCACGCGCGAGGTCGAGCGCGGCACCATGGAGGCCCTGTTGTCGATGCCGATCAAGCCGGTCGAGGTGATGTTCGGCAAGATCATCCCCTATGTGCTGGTCGGCTTCGTCCAGGCGTTTCTGATCATCGGCATCGGCGTGGTTCTGTTCGGCGTGCCCATCCTCGGCAATCTCTTCCTGCTGGCGCTGCTCTCGACCCTGTTCATCACCACCAACCTGTCGATCGGCTACACGATCTCGACGGTGGTGCAGAACCAGCTCCAGGCCATGCAGATGTCGTTGATGTTTTTCCTGCCGAGCATTCTTCTGTCCGGCTTCATGTTCCCCTTCGCGGGGATGCCGGCGTGGGCGCAGTATGTCGGCGAATGCCTGCCGTTGACGCACTATCTGCGCATCGTCCGCGCCATCATGCTGAAGGGTGCGACCATGCAGAATCTGCGCTTCGACACGCTGGCGCTGGTGGCCCTGATGCTCCTCGCCATGACCATCGCCGTGACGCGCTTCCGCCGCACGCTGGATTGAGGCAAGATACCCCCGCAATGATTGGGGGAATGATGGTCAGCTTTGCGAGCAGGAAGACCCGGCAGCATGCCGTGGTGTCGGCGGAGTTCGAGCGCGAGCTCACGCGCGAGGTGCTGCGGACCGAGCTGCTGCGGGTCAGGGCCTTGATCGTCACGGGCTGCGTCATCGTCGTGTTCTTCACCGCGATCGAGCTGATCGATCCCCAAGTGGTCGAGCGGGTCTGGCACGGCACATCCGGCAGGGTCCAGCTCTATGTGCTGATGGCGGGCTTCATTCTGTTCGAGCTCTGGGTGCACACCCAGATCCGGCGAAACCTCAAGCTCGGTCGCGACGTGCCGGTCGTCAGGCGCTATATCGGCGCGTTCATCGAGACGTCGCTGCCGACGCTGATCCTGGTGCTTCAGATCCGCAGCATGGGGGCAAGCCAGGCGCTGGGCTTCGTCACGCCGCTGGTCTATTTCATTTTCGTGATTCTCTCGACGTTGCGGCTGGACTTCCGGCTCTCCACCTTCACCGGCTTCGTGGCTGCGGCCGAGCTGTTCGCCGTTGCGATGTATTTCTATGCCACCAATGCCGCCGGTGAGCCCGAGACATATTTCCACGCCGTGCGCAGCACCATCATCCTGATCTGCGGCGTGCTCGCAGGTTCGGTCGGCGCGCAGCTTCGCCGCCAGTTCACGGCGAGCATCGCAGCGGCCACCGCGCGCGACCGCATCACCAATCTGTTCGGTCAGCACGTCTCGCCGCAGGTGGTGGAACGGCTGATGGCGGAGGGCACCAGCGCCGGCGGCGACGTCCGCCGCGTCGCCGTGATGTTCGTCGACTTCCGCGGCTTCACCGCCGGCGCGCAGTCGCGCACCCCGCAGGAGGTGGTCGACCGCCTCGACGGCGCCTTCGCGGTGCTGGTCGACATCCTCGACCGCCAGGGTGGCATCGTGAACAAGTTCCTCGGCGACGGCTTTCTCGCGTTGTTCGGTGCGCCGCTGGAGGCCTCGGATGCCGCCCATCGCGCGGTCGCCGCCGGCCGCGAGATGCTGACCGCGATGGACCGCATCAACGCGCAAACGGCCTGGCCGCTGCGGATCGGCATCGGCATCCATTTCGGCGAGGTCGTCGCCGGTAATATCGGCTCGCCCCGGCGCAAGGAGTACACGGTGATCGGCGACACCGTGAACTTCGCCTCGCGGCTCGAGGCGCTGAACAAGGAGTTCGGCTCACAGCTCTTGATCTCCGCGTCCGTGCGCGAGGCGCTGGGCGCTGACGGGGACGATGCCGTCGCGCTCGGCGAAATCGCGGTGCGCGGCTATGAGCAGAAGGTGGCGGTGTTTCAATTGGGGTGAGGGAGGCCTTCAGGCGCGGGTCGCGTTTCGTTGAAGTCGCGTGATGAAATATCTCCAGGTGTTCTCGCGTCCTTACACTGTGGAGGCCGACATCTCGGCCTCCGTTTGTCACCCGGAGAAAAAACCAATGACCCGATTGACCCCTGTCGTGGCCGCCCTGATTGCTGCCGCCGTCTATCAAACCCAGGCCGCTTCCGCCCGCGACATCGCCCCGCGGCGCGCCGCAACTCATGCGACGGCGGACTGCGTCCGAGCCCCGGCAGCGGGCGCGTATGCCACCGCGCCATACAAGCAGCCGCCTTGCCTGCCCAACACGACGACGAACTGACGATCGCGACCAAGCCGGGTTGGCGACGTCCGTCAACCCGGTCCTAGTCCTTGTGTCGTAGCCCTCGGATCTCGTGCAGAAGATGAAGGACTAACGGAAAGCGCGCTTCCGACCGGTTACGCGATTGCTCCGATTGCTCCGAATTTTGGGGCATGACGAGCGATCTCGCCGGCTTGTAGACTGCGCGAGACGCGGCCGGTCGTGGCCGCGACTTGCGCGGAGAGGAAGCGAAACATGCAGCGCCGCTACGTCACCGTCGACGTGTTCACCGATCGCGCCTTCGGCGGCAACCAGCTCGCCGTGGTGCTCGATGCCGGCGGGCTTTCGACCGCGCAGATGCAGGCGATCGCGACCGAGTTCAACTATTCCGAGACCACCTTCGTGCTGCCGCCGCGCGACAAGAGCAACGATGCCGAGGTGCGCATCTTCACGCCGGTGAGGGAGCTTCCCTTTGCCGGCCATCCCAATGTGGGGACCGCCTTCGTGCTGGCGACGATCGCGAAGGAGCCGAAGCCGCGCTTCTTGTTCGAGGAGAGGGCGGGCCTCGTGCCGGTCGATATCCGGCGCGAGCAGGGCCGCGTGGTCAGCACCGAGCTCACCGCGCCGCAGCCGCTGTCGTGCCTGTCGGAATTGTCTGCCGCCGATGCCGCAAGCTGCATCTCGCTCAGTGCAGAGGACATTAAGGTCGATCGTCATGCGCCGCAGGTCGTCAGTGTTGGAACGCCGTTTCTGGTGATCGAGGTGCACTCGCGCGATGCGCTCAAGCGGGCGAGGTCCGATGCGGCGGCCTTCGGCAAGGTATTTCCGCGCGACGGCGCGTTCTCGGCCTGGTTCTATACGCGTGATGTGCCGGCGGCGGAGGCGCCTTGCGAGCGCCAGGCGCGAATGTTCATGCGCGGCGCCAGCGGCCTTACTGAGGACCCTGCCACCGGCAGCGCCACCGTTGCGGCCGCCGCGCTGTTCGCCGATCTCGATCCCATGCGTGACGGCGAGTTGAAGCTCACCGTCGGCCAAGGGTTTGACATGGGCCGGCCAAGCATCCTCTCGACGCGCGTGCGCAAGCAGGACGGCAAGATCGTTTCCGCCCATGTCGGCGGCAGCTGCGTGCAGATGATGGAGGGGATGTTCCGGTTGGCGGGGGAGGGGTAGCCGTCATTCCGGGGCGCGCGTAGCACGAGCTATAATGCGCAATTGCGTATCAGAGAATCCATCGCGCCGCAGCGTCGGTGGATGAATGGATTCTCAGGTGCGTAATTGTGCACTGTAGTTCACGACTTTGTCGCGTCCCGGAATGATGGCGAAGTTGGCTACACCTGCCGCCCTGCCAAATTCGTCACCGCCACCCCATCCCGCTCCTCGATGATCTCCGCGATGATCCGGCGGTGGCAGTGGGTGTGATCGCGCTCGTAGCAGAGCAGGCAGACGGGGCCGGCCTTCTTCACCAGCGCCGACAGCTCGTCCATCGCTTCTTTTGCCTCGGGCGCCTTCAGGTGCTTGGAGAAGATCTTCTCCAGCACATCGTATTGCCCGCTGCGCGCGGCGAGGCGGCCTTCCTTCGGCGTGCCGAGCGCTGCCAGATGAACATAGCCGATGCCGCGCTCATCCAAGCCGGCCGCAAGCTGCTTCTTGGAAAAGCCGGGCCGGCGCGATGACGTCACCGCGCGCACGTCGACCACGAGCTTGACGCCGGCCGCTTCCAGCTCGTCCAGCACCGCCTTGGGCGGCGTCTGCTCATAGCCGATGGTGAAGAGCTTTTTCGCCTTGGCCATGGGACGCCTCAGCTCACCCGTGTAATCAGTTCCATGGCGCCGTGGGGCGCGCGCACCTTGC comes from Bradyrhizobium diazoefficiens and encodes:
- a CDS encoding PhzF family phenazine biosynthesis protein, whose translation is MQRRYVTVDVFTDRAFGGNQLAVVLDAGGLSTAQMQAIATEFNYSETTFVLPPRDKSNDAEVRIFTPVRELPFAGHPNVGTAFVLATIAKEPKPRFLFEERAGLVPVDIRREQGRVVSTELTAPQPLSCLSELSAADAASCISLSAEDIKVDRHAPQVVSVGTPFLVIEVHSRDALKRARSDAAAFGKVFPRDGAFSAWFYTRDVPAAEAPCERQARMFMRGASGLTEDPATGSATVAAAALFADLDPMRDGELKLTVGQGFDMGRPSILSTRVRKQDGKIVSAHVGGSCVQMMEGMFRLAGEG
- a CDS encoding ABC transporter permease codes for the protein MSAVDQPAPMREIRERFGFLKRSYAMLVKEFIQLRRDRVSFAMIVMLPVMQLLLFGYAINTTPHNLPSAVLLQEDSDLARSILKALENTAYFRFLYEVHDVDDFDNLLKSGKVLFGVEIPRGFERAVRRGDRPALLVAADATDPIAASAALGSLGMVVQTALAHDLYIGNPPEMPFEIRAHARYNPAANSSLNIVPGLVGTILTMTMLIFTALSVTREVERGTMEALLSMPIKPVEVMFGKIIPYVLVGFVQAFLIIGIGVVLFGVPILGNLFLLALLSTLFITTNLSIGYTISTVVQNQLQAMQMSLMFFLPSILLSGFMFPFAGMPAWAQYVGECLPLTHYLRIVRAIMLKGATMQNLRFDTLALVALMLLAMTIAVTRFRRTLD
- a CDS encoding DUF488 domain-containing protein; protein product: MAKAKKLFTIGYEQTPPKAVLDELEAAGVKLVVDVRAVTSSRRPGFSKKQLAAGLDERGIGYVHLAALGTPKEGRLAARSGQYDVLEKIFSKHLKAPEAKEAMDELSALVKKAGPVCLLCYERDHTHCHRRIIAEIIEERDGVAVTNLAGRQV
- a CDS encoding ABC transporter ATP-binding protein, which gives rise to MNGRNDIAIDVKGLTKSFGGREVVHDLSMQVKRGSIYGFLGPNGSGKTTTIRILCGLLTPDSGEGTCLGYDIRRDAEKIKRQVGYMTQRFSLYQDLSVRENLEFVARLYGLADARGAARDMIKRLGLSGREEQLAGELSGGWKQRLALGACTLPNPKLLLLDEPTAGVDPKARRDFWNEIHALAAEGLTVLVSTHYMDEAERCHEIAYIAYGHLLAHGTVEEVIAGSALSTYTVTGEDLNGLTAELTGRPGVDMVAPFGTSLHVSGRDVAALEASIAPWREKSGLHWHKSSPSLEDAFIELMSRSKDNFQ
- a CDS encoding adenylate/guanylate cyclase domain-containing protein translates to MVSFASRKTRQHAVVSAEFERELTREVLRTELLRVRALIVTGCVIVVFFTAIELIDPQVVERVWHGTSGRVQLYVLMAGFILFELWVHTQIRRNLKLGRDVPVVRRYIGAFIETSLPTLILVLQIRSMGASQALGFVTPLVYFIFVILSTLRLDFRLSTFTGFVAAAELFAVAMYFYATNAAGEPETYFHAVRSTIILICGVLAGSVGAQLRRQFTASIAAATARDRITNLFGQHVSPQVVERLMAEGTSAGGDVRRVAVMFVDFRGFTAGAQSRTPQEVVDRLDGAFAVLVDILDRQGGIVNKFLGDGFLALFGAPLEASDAAHRAVAAGREMLTAMDRINAQTAWPLRIGIGIHFGEVVAGNIGSPRRKEYTVIGDTVNFASRLEALNKEFGSQLLISASVREALGADGDDAVALGEIAVRGYEQKVAVFQLG